The DNA window ACCGTGGCGCGCGGGCGATGCGCGCCCATGCCGACGTGGCCCCGGCGTACGGTCTGGCGGGTCCGGAGGGCGTGGCCGAGGCGCGTGAGAGGCTGCGGCACGCGCTGGACGTGCAGATCGTCGCGTTCCCGCAGCACGGTGTCGTCCGTACACCGGGTACGGCCGCACTACTGGAGCAGGCGGCGCGCAAGGGGCTGATCGACATGATCGGCGGCATCGACCCGATCGGCTTCGACCAGGCGCTCGACGAGCAGCTGGACATCGTGTTCGGGATCGCGGACCGGCAGGGCGTCGGGGTGGACATCCACCTGCACGACCGGGGCGAGAAGGGTAGGCGGGCGATGCGTGGCATCGTGGACCGGACGCGTGCGCTCTCGCTCGCGGGCAAGGTGACGGTCAGCCATGTGCTCTGTCTTCCGGGGCTCAGTGATCGTTAACTCGGCTCCATAGCGGCCGACTTGGGTGCCCAGGACATCGCCCTCACGACGATCGCTCCGTCGGACTCCCTGGTGCTGCCGATCGCGCGCCTGCGGGAGTACGGGGTGCGGGTGGGCCTCGGCTCCGACGGGGTGCGGGACTCGTGGAGCCCGTTCGGAAACGCCGACATGGTGCACCGCGCGCACATCCTCGGGTGGGTGACGGACGTCCGTCTGGACGAGGAACTGAAGGGCTGTTACGACGGGGGCGCGGACGTGATGGGCCTGGCCCACGCCGACTTCAAGGCGGGCGCCCCGGCCGACTTCGTCCTGGTCAGGGGCGAGTGCCTGCCCCAGGTGGTCGTGGACATGCCCCGGCGGGACATGGTGGTGCACGGGGGCGTCGTGGTGGCCCGCGACGGCGAGTTCCTCCACTGACGAACCCTGGGCCGGCCGGACGGACTCGTCGTGGGCCTCGTGGTAGACATCCGCTTCGCCCCCGTCCTCCGCTCGAAGCAGGGAGAAGCCTTCCTCCGGACCGCCCGCCACCACGTACGGCTTCGTCACCTGCCGAAGCCCTTCGACGTCAGGACTGCCGTCCCAGGCCGGAAGTTCGGCAGCGGTGACAACGCTGCGGACGCCCAGATCCGCCCGCCGGGCCGGGGCCGTCTGGTCGACGACGACGGAGCAGCCGGCCCACTGCCCGCCGCACTTTTCGACCATTGACCGCACGGCCGACGCCTGGCTGCCCGTCTCGATCCAGTCGTCGACCAGCAGCACCCGGTCCCCGGGGCCCACCGCCGCCCGCTGCAGACGCAGTTCCTGGCGAGTGCCCCGATAGTCGGGGTCGCTGCGCCAGGTGACCTTCTCGCCCGGGAAGATCCCCTCGCCCTTGCGTACTGCTACGAAGCCGACGCCGAGCTCGACAGCCACCGCCGCGCCGAGCAGGAATCCCCGCGACTCGATGCCGCAGACGGCCGTGACGCCGTCGTCCCGGAACGACCCGGCCAGGCCCCGGACCACCGCGGCGAGCGCCCCAGGATCGCGGAATATCTGCCAGACGTCGGCGTGGCCGCCGATCCACCGGAAGTGTTCGAGGGCCAGGGCACGTGCGTGAGACGTCATGATCGCAAGTCTGCGGGTGGACTGGCAGTCCAGGCGACCGGACTGTCATTCGGGGAACGCAGACTGCCGGGCGACACACCGCCTTCGCCGTGATCCTGATCTGGACCCGAAACCGACCAAAGTGCCAGGCCCTGGGAGCCGTCTGACAATTTGAGTCGGCTCAGGCCGGGGCGGCCTCGTAGCGGAGCTACTGGGGGTTTCGGCCGTACAGTAGGCGGCCTTCCTGCCCGACGACGGGCAAGGAGGGGTAGTTCCGGACCAGACGGGCCAGCCCGGCGAGAGGTGTCAGGAAGGCCCTAATCCCAGCGGCTCGGATCATGGACGGCCCGGATCCACTGGGCCTCGAACTCCTCTCGGCCGATCACGAACGGCACCCACGCGGGGTCGTAGCGATCCACACACGGAGGGTTGAAAGGCCAGTCCTCCGGAGTGCTCTGGTAGGCCGCCCCGTCCTCGGTCAGCTCGACCTGGCGGAGCCGACGACCGTCGGGGCCGACCTCCATCAGGTAGACCATCGGGTCGTCGTCCTCGTCCCAACGCCGGCGCAGGTACAGCAGGTTGCGGCCGGCCAGGGCGCCGAAGCCCGGCATGCTGCGCTGGGCGTCCCGTTCGGCTCGAGCCTCGGCCAAGCCGGCCGGTGTGGTCGGTCCGTCGACGTCCGCCTCGTCGAGGTCCCACGTCTCGGCCTCCGCACGGGTGGCCTCGGTATGCACGACCTCCACGTCGGCAAAGGTCTTCAGCACCTCCTGTTCGGACCGGGCGTGGACCCACCACCAGGCGCCGCCCATACCGTAGTCGTGCAGAACCAGAAAGCGCGTCTTCGATGTGCTGTCAGAGGGGGCCACCCGCACACCCTAAGGCGTGCCCAATGAGTTGATCTCGGGGCAGGTCGAGGTGAGGTCACGGACATGGCGTGGGAGCGAACAGCGCCCCTTTCGCCGCTGGTGGACGGGCGTGGGCACCCGTAGCGGGACCACCGCCAGATGGCCAACGGCGCGCTGTGGCGTCTGCGCGCCGGGGCTCCGTGGCGTGACCTACCGGAACGTACGGGCCGTGGCAGACCCTCCATGAGCGGTACTACCGCCGGGAAGCGGACGGACGGGACGAGGCTGCTGGAGCACGTCCGAGTCCCTGAAGACGCGGTGGGCCGGGTGGAGGAGACCGTCTCGGTCGTCTCCACGATCAACCGGGCACGCCAGCATCGTCACGTACCTGCACGTGCTCCAGCAGGCTCGCGGTCCGAATCGCGCACCGTGTCTGCCACGAACCGGCTGAGCCGATAGGTGCTCTGTTCCACGGGGCGTCGGCAATGATCGGCCTGCTCGGCACGAGGACCCCGCGACTGGACCGTGCCCACGACATCACCGCCGGCCACGCCCCGTCGAACACTGCTTCGCCCCCTCAAGGACTGGAGCATCCTCACGAAGCTCCGCACCGCCCCACCCATGGCCGGCACGAGCACCCAGTAGTTGAATCACACCATCGCGCATGGCCCGGTGTCAGGCGGCCCGGGTCCGGAATCGCATTTAGGCGATTGCCGGGCAACCGGGTCCCCTTGCCGACCGGCCGCATGCTGTCAGTCCGTCCGGATGCGGTCCCGTACCTCCGGCCGTGCCTCGAACCCGGCCGCCTTGTACGTGGCGATGCCACCGACGTTGGAACTCAGCGTGCAGACGCGCACGCTCGACGAGCCCATCTCCCGCAGCGCGGCCGCCCCGGCCACGGTGATCGCCCGGCCGTAGCCGCGACCGCGGTGGTCCTCGTGTACGCCCATCGGCTCGACCAGCCCCGGCTTCCCCGGGCCGGCCGACCACACCGTCACCACCGCCGCCACGCTGCCCTGATCGTCATAGGCGCCCAGACAGCGGGCGTCCTCGTAGAACGGTCCCGCCGACATCGCGTGCCAGTACTCGCGCGTAGGCCTTGACGTGTTGAACGCCGACCGCAGGACGTCGGCGAAGTCCTGCGCCTGCTCCGGGCCGATCGCCCCGATCCGCACGCCGGGGTCCTCCACCGGCTCCGCGAGGTCGCGGAAGAGCGGCGTCCACGGCTCGTCGACCCCCCAGCCCTCCTTGGCCAACAGGTCGTGGAGCAGCAGGCCCGGCGGCGCCTCGATCGACACCGCTCCTGCCGGCAGCACGCCGCGCTCAGGAAGCGAGAAGTCCTCAACGAGCCGCCGCGCCAAGCCCTCGTCCTGGAAGGCGTCCGGAGCGACCGTCATCCGCACCACCGTCGGCGAGTCCAGAATCCCGACCGCGAGGATCCGCCCGTCCCGGCTCCAGGTCCGGACCACCGCGGCCGTCTCGGCCGTTCCGAACCGGTAGTTCCAGCCGATGTCCCCCGAATGCAATTGCATCGGCGCTCCGTCGTACTGCCATACCCGCAGCGCGGCCATGACCTCGCGCACCCCGTCGACCGCCGGCGTTCCCAGCACAATCGTCATAGCCGGGATCAGACACCCCACCCCGAAGCCCCGCAACCGATTAACCGACCGGTAGTGCACTCGCAGCTGCCCGACGAACTTGCAGAAGGAACCACCCGGCGGCGTGTGTACCGAGCCCGGTGATCACGGGCTGGGACGCTGGCGCGGCGGATTCACCACCAAGCTGCACCCTCGCCGTCGAGCATGCCGACCAGGCCCGCAACCGTCAGAAGCTCGGCTCCCACGACGGCCGGGCCGCCACTCGTCGATCCGGCCGGCTACCGGGAGCGTCACGCGGTCGGGTGCGGGATTCAACCGCCTCAAGAGGTACCGCGCTGTCGCCACGCGCTACGACAAGCCGGCGGTCCGCTACGAGGCGACTGTGCTGGTCGCAGCGATCAACCATTGACTTCCTCCGGGCGTGAACCGGCCACCCGGCGTCTGCGGCATTGGCTTGCCGCAGGCGCCGGCCAGTCCCCGTGGGCGGGGAATACAGCCCCCGCCCCTCAGTGGTCACCCGCCCGTCGGGGGCGGTCGTTCACCCGGTCCGGACCCCCGCCTGCTCTAGAGGTACGGTCGCGTGATCAGTTCGAAAGCGTGCCCTGCCGGGTCCTTGAAGTAGACACCTCGGCCGCCGTGTTCGGTGTTCGTTTCGCCGGGGCGCTTCATCTGCGGGTCTGCCCAGTGCTCGATGCCCTGGTCGCACAGCCGCGCGTACGCCCGGTCGAAGAGTTCGTCGTCGACGAGGAACGCGTAGTGCTGCATCTGGATCTCGACCGGGGGCTCGGCGAACTGGATCAGTACCCCGTCGGCGAGCTGGACGTTGAGGAAGGGACCCCAGGACGGCGCCTCGGGGAGTTCCAGCAACTCCCGGAAGAAGCGCGCCGATTCCTCGCGGTTCTTCGCCGCGATGATGGTGTGGTTGAAGCTGACTGCCATGTGGATGACCTCGCTGTGGATTCGGCTTGAAAGGGACTCTCAGTGCTGGAGCACTGGGGGTCCGCGCGCCGATCCGCCGGGGTGCCTTCGCGGCACCCGCAGAGCGATCAGTCGTCCACCGGATGGCCCGTCTGTGTGTGGCGTCGAAGCGCCGGTCCGGTGTTCACGTCGAGCGACGCTACTTGACCGATCTCGCCGTGGCAAGGCGGTATCCCGGCATGCACGGGACCTTGCCACTCCCCCGGGTCCCCTATCGGCCCGCCATGGAAAGCCTTTTCCATACCCTTTCCGGACGGCCTTCTCAGGGTTGCCCCGGGGCGGGTCATTCCCGACCGTTCACCGACGAGAAGGACGGCGAGCGTGCGACGGCCCATCCCACTTCGACTGCACGCGGCACTGGCCACCCTGGCCCTCACCGCCGCCACCGGCGTGGTGCTTTCGATGCCCCAGGCATCGGCGGCGACCGGCGGAGTCACCGGATACGCGACCCAGAACGGCGGCACCACCGGAGGCGCGGGCGGGCAGACCGTACGGGTCACGACCGGGACCGCGATCCACACGGCCCTGTACAACCGGGCGAGCAGCAGCACCCCGACCACCATCGAGGTCGAGGGAGCCATCAACCACGCGAACACCGCCAAGGTGTCCGGCCCCAGCTGCGACACAGCCAACCCGGCCGGCCCTGACCCGCAGTCCAACACCACCGTGGCGATCCCGTACGCCCACACCCTCGACCCGGCCGCGTGCGTGCCGGACGTCGTCGGCCGAACAACCGCTGCCCGTAGGGGACTTCAGGTATCGGACGGCAACTGCTCACCGCAGACTCCCGCGCCCACCACCCCCACCCCGAGTTCGCCCGCTCCTACGACCCCCACCCCGTCGCCCGCGAGCGGACCCATCCAGCCCGGC is part of the Streptomyces sp. P9-A4 genome and encodes:
- a CDS encoding VOC family protein, which codes for MAVSFNHTIIAAKNREESARFFRELLELPEAPSWGPFLNVQLADGVLIQFAEPPVEIQMQHYAFLVDDELFDRAYARLCDQGIEHWADPQMKRPGETNTEHGGRGVYFKDPAGHAFELITRPYL
- a CDS encoding GNAT family N-acetyltransferase is translated as MTIVLGTPAVDGVREVMAALRVWQYDGAPMQLHSGDIGWNYRFGTAETAAVVRTWSRDGRILAVGILDSPTVVRMTVAPDAFQDEGLARRLVEDFSLPERGVLPAGAVSIEAPPGLLLHDLLAKEGWGVDEPWTPLFRDLAEPVEDPGVRIGAIGPEQAQDFADVLRSAFNTSRPTREYWHAMSAGPFYEDARCLGAYDDQGSVAAVVTVWSAGPGKPGLVEPMGVHEDHRGRGYGRAITVAGAAALREMGSSSVRVCTLSSNVGGIATYKAAGFEARPEVRDRIRTD